In one window of Gossypium arboreum isolate Shixiya-1 chromosome 4, ASM2569848v2, whole genome shotgun sequence DNA:
- the LOC108460428 gene encoding cytochrome b-c1 complex subunit 8: MGKQPVKMRAVVYALSPFQQKIMSGLWKDLPAKITHKVSENWISATLLLTPLVGTYTYVQNFKEKEKLEHRY, translated from the exons atggggAAGCAGCCGGTGAAGATGAGGGCAGTGGTGTATGCTTTATCACCGTTCCAGCAGAAGATAATGAGTGGGCTATGGAAGGATCTGCCTGCCAAGATTACCCACAAGGTCTCTGAGAATTGGATCAGCGCTACTCTTCTTCTCACCCCTCTCGTCGGCACCTACAC GTATGtccaaaatttcaaagaaaaggaGAAGCTGGAACATAGGTATTGA
- the LOC108458142 gene encoding putative pentatricopeptide repeat-containing protein At1g16830: MIWRCRWGFLPSTPATAIFTSFRLISVRLFSAPEVSSTDKSQAFSGEKKTLIINPQIVHSTLLKCPSNLIALSFFLWCAKQPNYFHDAQAFDCMVNVVSPLTKKYLTVRRIVGELENIGCVIKPQTFLLLLRIYWRSALYGMVFETFHEMAAFGFTPNTFARNVVMDVLYRIGHVDKAIKVLNDTHFPNFLTFNIALCNLCKLSDLSNISYVSRRMIQLGYYPNVKTFEMILNCFCKMGRLAEAYQVLGLMITLGASVSMNVWSILIDGLCRLDQPGLAYALFKKMLRTGCSPNLVIYTSLIKGFLDSRMVNSASSILNRMECDGYVPDLVLCNVLIDCLSKVGRYDDAFGIFLSLSDRNLVPDSYTFCSLLSNICLSRRFSLLPNIASGLAIEGDLMVCNSLLNYFCKAGYPLHAVQLYDYMLARGLTPDKYSFVGLLSGLCGAGRFDEAVNVYQALIRYYPGLDAHVHTVIVDRLIRVGKYHRAFRLFRRALEEKYPLDVVSYNFAIYGLFKSGRIYEASALYSQMKEVGLFPNAHTYNLVISGFCKGRDLKMVKQLMQEISKTEVELDHRTINSVIKLLFRSYPYPSALNQLIEMCKSGLIPDEAMYAQFSKGLASGINTGHAQHSLMRDQLLVDPSSSDDIPDVAASVG; this comes from the coding sequence ATGATATGGAGATGCCGCTGGGGCTTCCTCCCTTCAACGCCAGCAACCGCTATCTTCACATCCTTTCGTTTGATATCAGTTCGCCTTTTTTCAGCACCAGAGGTAAGTTCAACTGATAAAAGTCAAGCATTTTCTGGTGAAAAAAAGACACTTATTATTAATCCTCAAATCGTTCACTCTACTCTACTCAAATGCCCTTCTAATTTGATTGCCTTGAGCTTTTTCTTATGGTGTGCTAAGCAACCCAATTATTTTCATGATGCTCAAGCGTTTGATTGTATGGTTAATGTTGTCTCCCCGTTAACCAAAAAGTATCTAACTGTGAGAAGAATTGTTGGGGAATTGGAAAATATTGGTTGTGTGATAAAGCCACAAACTTTCTTGCTTTTGTTGAGGATTTATTGGCGTAGTGCATTATATGGAATGGTTTTTGAGACTTTCCACGAAATGGCCGCTTTTGGTTTTACTCCTAATACATTTGCACGTAATGTGGTCATGGATGTTTTGTATAGAATTGGTCATGTTGATAAAGCTATCAAGGTTTTGAATGATACCCACTTTCCCAATTTCTTGACCTTTAATATTGCTTTGTGTAATTTATGCAAGTTGAGTGATTTGTCTAACATTTCATATGTTAGTAGAAGAATGATCCAGCTGGGATATTATCCAAATGTTAAGACATTTGAGATGATCTTGAATTGTTTCTGTAAAATGGGTAGGCTAGCAGAGGCATATCAAGTATTGGGTTTGATGATTACGCTTGGAGCTTCCGTATCGATGAATGTTTGGAGTATATTGATTGATGGGCTTTGTCGGTTGGATCAACCTGGTTTGGCTTATGCTTTGTTTAAAAAGATGCTTCGGACTGGTTGCTCACCTAATCTGGTGATTTACACTAGTTTGATCAAGGGATTCTTGGATTCCAGAATGGTCAATTCTGCTTCTAGCATTCTAAATAGAATGGAATGTGATGGATATGTTCCTGACTTGGTTCTCTGTAATGTATTAATAGATTGTTTATCTAAGGTTGGGAGGTATGATGATGCATTTGGTATTTTTCTGAGCTTGTCTGACCGAAATCTGGTACCTGATTCTTATACATTTTGCTCTTTGTTATCCAACATATGTTTGTCCCGGAGGTTTTCTCTTTTACCCAATATAGCTAGTGGACTTGCAATAGAAGGGGACCTAATGGTCTGTAATTCCCTACTTAACTACTTTTGCAAGGCTGGCTATCCATTGCATGCTGTACAGTTATATGATTACATGCTTGCTAGAGGTTTAACACCTGACAAGTATAGTTTTGTTGGATTGCTTAGCGGGCTATGTGGAGCAGGAAGATTTGATGAAGCTGTTAATGTTTATCAAGCATTAATACGGTATTACCCTGGTCTTGATGCTCATGTCCATACTGTTATCGTAGATAGGCTCATAAGAGTTGGTAAATATCACAGAGCCTTCAGATTGTTTAGGAGGGCACTTGAAGAGAAATACCCTCTAGATGTTGTATCATACAATTTTGCCATCTATGGACTTTTTAAGAGTGGAAGGATATATGAAGCCTCTGCACTGTACAGCCAGATGAAGGAAGTTGGTCTTTTTCCTAATGCACACACATATAATTTGGTCATCTCTGGTTTCTGTAAGGGAAGAGATCTCAAAATGGTCAAACAGTTGATGCAAGAAATCAGCAAGACAGAAGTTGAGTTGGACCATCGTACAATAAACAGTGTAATTAAACTGTTGTTCAGATCTTATCCATATCCTTCAGCCCTCAATCAATTAATTGAGATGTGTAAATCAGGTTTGATACCTGACGAGGCAATGTATGCACAATTCTCCAAGGGGCTTGCATCTGGAATAAATACTGGTCATGCTCAGCACTCGCTTATGAGGGATCAACTATTGGTGGACCCATCTAGCTCTGATGATATTCCTGATGTGGCTGCTTCTGTGGGCTGA
- the LOC108457700 gene encoding 60S ribosomal protein L10-like — protein MGRRPARCYRQIKNKPYPKSRYCRGVPDPKIRIYDVGMKKKGVDEFPFCVHLVSWEKENVSSEALEAARIACNKYMAKYAGKDAFHLRVRVHPFHVLRINKMLSCAGADRLQTGMRGAFGKPQGTCARVDIGQVLLSVRCKDSNSHHAQEALRRAKFKFPGRQKIIVSRKWGFTKYNRADYLKWKSENRIMPDGVNAKLLGCHGPLANRQPGRAFLKASS, from the exons ATGGGGAGGA GACCTGCAAGGTGTTATCGCCAAATCAAGAACAAGCCATACCCAAAATCTCGATATTGCCGTGGTGTTCCGGATCCTAAGATCAGAATTTATGATGTTGGGATGAAGAAAAAAGGTGTTGACGAGTTCCCTTTCTGTGTCCATCTTGTCAGTTGGGAGAAAGAGAATGTCTCAAGTGAGGCATTGGAGGCTGCTCGCATTGCCTGCAACAAGTACATGGCCAAATATGCTGGGAAGGATGCGTTCCATTTGAGGGTAAGGGTTCATCCCTTCCATGTTCTGCGGATCAACAAGATGCTTTCATGTGCTGGTGCTGATAGGCTTCAGACTGGAATGAGGGGTGCTTTTGGGAAGCCTCAGGGAACATGTGCAAGAGTTGACATTGGTCAAGTCCTGCTTTCAGTTCGTTGCAAGGACAGCAACAGCCACCATGCACAGGAGGCCCTCCGCCGTGCAAAGTTCAAGTTTCCCGGTCGTCAAAAGATTATTGTTAGCAGGAAGTG GGGATTCACAAAGTACAACCGCGCTGATTATCTGAAGTGGAAGTCTGAGAACAGGATTATGCCAGATGGTGTGAATGCAAAG CTTCTTGGATGCCATGGACCTTTGGCAAATCGTCAACCTGGGAGAGCTTTTCTGAAAGCATCATCTTAA